Proteins co-encoded in one Perca flavescens isolate YP-PL-M2 chromosome 11, PFLA_1.0, whole genome shotgun sequence genomic window:
- the gjb8 gene encoding gap junction protein beta 8, translating to MSWAALYSQLGGVNKHSTSLGKIWLSVLFIFRITILVLAAESVWGDEQSDFTCNTQQPGCKNVCYDHFFPVSHIRLWCLQLIFVSTPALLVAMHVAYRNRGDKRVMLASNGNEKMTENDLKTLKRRRLPITGPLWWTYTCSLFFRLIFEGGFMYALYFVYDGFQMPRLVKCEQWPCPNKVDCFISRPTEKTVFTIFMVSSSAICMVLNVAELCYLISKALVRCSSRSNKRNLSYSHADSVTRDNKKNEMLLSSTTDSTSNKMC from the coding sequence ATGAGTTGGGCTGCGCTCTATTCTCAGCTGGGCGGCGTCAACAAACACTCCACGAGTCTAGGAAAAATTTGGCTTTCCGTCCTTTTCATCTTCCGCATCACTATACTGGTTCTGGCCGCCGAGAGCGTCTGGGGGGACGAGCAGTCTGACTTCACATGCAACACGCAGCAGCCCGGCtgcaaaaacgtctgctatgaCCACTTCTTTCCCGTGTCGCACATCCGCTTGTGGTGCCTGCAGCTGATCTTTGTATCCACGCCGGCCCTGCTGGTGGCCATGCACGTCGCCTACAGGAATCGTGGGGATAAGAGGGTCATGCTGGCCTCCAACGGCAACGAGAAGATGACGGAGAATGACCTGAAGACGCTGAAGAGGAGGCGCCTGCCGATCACAGGCCCACTGTGGTGGACCTACACCTGCAGCCTGTTCTTCCGCCTCATCTTTGAAGGTGGCTTCATGTACGCACTGTACTTTGTCTACGACGGCTTCCAGATGCCCCGGCTGGTGAAGTGCGAGCAGTGGCCTTGCCCCAACAAGGTGGACTGCTTCATCTCCAGGCCAACCGAGAAGACCGTCTTCACCATATTCATGGTGTCCTCATCGGCCATCTGCATGGTACTGAACGTGGCCGAGCTGTGCTACCTCATCTCCAAGGCGCTCGTCAGGTGCTCCTCCAGGTCAAACAAGAGGAACCTCTCTTACAGCCACGCAGACAGCGTGACCCGGGATAACAAGAAGAACGAGATGCTGTTGTCTTCCACCACAGATTCGACCAGCAACAAGATGTGTTGA